Proteins encoded within one genomic window of Bacillus thuringiensis:
- a CDS encoding GNAT family N-acetyltransferase produces the protein MEIHMEGFQFTKRVKNIMKIAAEEAECNLIQPVHLFIGMCKEGTGVCGDLYMYLFRNMGTDFLEKLSLRKQYDLTDQDYKKIGQYKLSHKTLEILQIAKKRMERFQQAIMNEGHVIYALFRVNPVIENAQMQRDILRIIAEPRDLAVDLKGFVPIYNNLTCTVRKANASDFEQLASFVEAEFGERWLHSIEYGFCTYKENLPIYIAEQEEGVVGFACYDVVRGKKGLFGPMGTAKQNRVKGVGKDLLHHCLYNMKQEGYEYAIIGQAGPVEFYERCCNARLIPIVDH, from the coding sequence ATGGAGATACATATGGAGGGATTTCAATTTACAAAACGTGTGAAAAACATAATGAAGATTGCAGCAGAAGAGGCAGAATGTAATCTTATTCAACCAGTTCATCTGTTTATCGGTATGTGTAAAGAAGGTACTGGCGTTTGTGGCGACTTGTATATGTATTTGTTTCGTAATATGGGTACGGATTTTTTAGAAAAACTTTCATTACGAAAACAATATGATTTAACGGATCAAGATTATAAAAAAATAGGACAATATAAGTTATCCCATAAGACGCTAGAAATTTTACAAATAGCGAAGAAACGTATGGAACGTTTTCAACAAGCAATAATGAATGAAGGTCATGTTATATATGCATTATTTCGTGTGAATCCAGTTATTGAAAATGCACAGATGCAAAGAGATATATTACGTATTATAGCTGAGCCAAGAGATTTAGCAGTCGATTTAAAAGGTTTTGTTCCTATTTATAATAATTTAACTTGTACTGTTAGAAAGGCTAACGCTTCTGATTTTGAACAATTAGCAAGCTTTGTTGAAGCAGAATTTGGTGAACGGTGGTTACATTCAATAGAATATGGATTTTGTACATATAAAGAAAATTTACCTATTTATATAGCAGAACAAGAAGAAGGGGTAGTAGGTTTCGCTTGTTATGATGTAGTGAGAGGGAAGAAAGGGCTGTTTGGTCCGATGGGCACAGCGAAACAAAATCGTGTGAAAGGTGTAGGAAAAGACTTGTTACATCATTGTTTATATAATATGAAGCAAGAGGGATATGAATATGCAATTATTGGACAAGCGGGTCCAGTTGAGTTTTATGAGAGATGTTGTAATGCACGTTTAATACCGATAGTGGATCATTAA
- a CDS encoding alpha/beta hydrolase, with product MNVKESFVTALDGLEIYLRKWLPESEPKGIIQIAHGMTEHAGVYTDFIDALLEAGYGVYAHDHKGHGKTVKREEDYGHFEPDIGWNQVVSDVIFVSEMIKEEQSCPLFLLGHSMGSFLSRRAVQLRGELYDGFLISGTGGNPGFLGVIGHKVATIEMKLRGAKTKSPMLNFLSFGNFNSNFKPNRTNFDWLSSDNNQVDKYIADPLCGFICTTSFYRELFSGVLEVNKLEEYKKTPSNLPIHIFSGDRDPVGDMGKGVKEVYENYKKSGVKDVTLRLYENGRHEMFHEVNRDEVFKDLISWLDAHNR from the coding sequence ATGAACGTAAAGGAAAGTTTCGTTACGGCATTGGATGGATTGGAAATTTATTTACGCAAGTGGTTACCAGAAAGTGAACCAAAAGGGATTATTCAAATTGCACACGGTATGACAGAGCATGCAGGTGTTTATACTGACTTTATTGATGCGTTATTAGAAGCAGGGTATGGTGTTTATGCACATGATCATAAAGGTCATGGGAAAACAGTGAAAAGAGAAGAAGACTATGGTCATTTTGAACCGGATATAGGGTGGAATCAGGTTGTGTCTGATGTGATCTTTGTTTCGGAAATGATAAAAGAAGAGCAGTCATGTCCCTTGTTTTTACTTGGTCATAGTATGGGATCTTTCCTATCAAGACGAGCTGTGCAACTTAGAGGCGAACTATATGATGGATTTCTTATTTCAGGAACTGGTGGGAATCCTGGATTTTTAGGAGTCATTGGTCATAAAGTAGCGACAATTGAGATGAAATTGCGCGGGGCAAAAACGAAAAGTCCGATGCTAAACTTTTTATCCTTCGGAAACTTTAATTCGAACTTTAAGCCAAATCGTACAAATTTTGATTGGTTATCTTCAGATAATAATCAAGTTGATAAATATATTGCGGATCCGTTATGTGGATTCATTTGTACGACGAGTTTTTATCGAGAATTATTTTCTGGTGTATTAGAAGTAAATAAACTAGAAGAATACAAGAAGACGCCAAGCAATCTTCCGATACATATATTCTCTGGAGACCGTGATCCTGTTGGAGATATGGGGAAAGGTGTAAAAGAAGTATATGAAAACTATAAAAAAAGTGGTGTGAAAGATGTGACACTACGTTTATATGAAAATGGAAGACATGAAATGTTTCATGAAGTGAATAGAGATGAAGTATTTAAAGATTTGATTTCGTGGTTAGATGCGCATAATAGATGA
- the ilvD gene encoding dihydroxy-acid dehydratase, translating into MRSDMIKKGFDKAPHRSLLKATGLKDEDFDKPFIAICNSFIEIIPGHKHLNEFGKLVKEAVRAAGMVPFEFNTIGVDDGIAMGHIGMRYSLPSREIIADSVETVVNAHWFDGMICIPNCDKITPGMMMAALRINIPTVFVSGGPMAAGKTSKGDVVDLSSVFEGVGAYQSGKISEEELKDIEDHGCPSCGSCSGMFTANSMNCLCEVLGLALPGNGSILAIDPRREELIKQAAEKLKILVERDIKPRDIVTEEAIDDAFALDMAMGGSTNTVLHTLALAHEAGLDYDMSRIDAVSRRVPHLCKVSPASNWHMEDIDRAGGISAILKEMSRKEGVLHLDRITATGQTLRENIAHAEIKDKEVIHSLENPHSEEGGLRILKGNLAKDGAVIKSGATEVKRFEGPCVIFNSQDEALAGIMLGKVKKGDVVVIRYEGPRGGPGMPEMLAPTSAIAGMGLGADVALLTDGRFSGASRGISVGHISPEAAAGGTIALLKQGDIVCIDVEERLLEVRVSDEELDKRKKEWKRPEPKVKTGWLGRYAQMVTSANTGAVLKVPNFD; encoded by the coding sequence ATGAGAAGTGACATGATTAAAAAAGGCTTTGATAAAGCACCGCATCGTAGTTTATTAAAAGCAACTGGTTTGAAAGATGAAGATTTTGATAAACCGTTTATAGCAATCTGTAATTCTTTTATTGAAATTATTCCAGGTCATAAGCACTTAAATGAGTTTGGGAAACTTGTTAAAGAAGCAGTTCGTGCAGCAGGTATGGTTCCATTTGAATTTAATACAATTGGAGTAGATGACGGTATTGCGATGGGGCATATCGGTATGCGTTATTCGCTGCCGAGTCGTGAAATCATTGCAGATTCAGTAGAAACGGTTGTAAATGCACACTGGTTTGATGGCATGATTTGTATTCCGAACTGTGACAAAATTACACCTGGTATGATGATGGCTGCACTTCGCATTAACATTCCAACTGTATTTGTTTCAGGTGGGCCGATGGCGGCTGGAAAAACGTCAAAAGGAGACGTTGTCGATTTAAGTTCTGTTTTTGAAGGAGTAGGAGCTTATCAATCTGGAAAAATTTCAGAAGAAGAGTTAAAGGATATTGAAGATCATGGCTGTCCATCTTGTGGTTCTTGTTCCGGTATGTTTACAGCGAACTCTATGAACTGTTTATGCGAAGTATTAGGGTTAGCTCTTCCTGGTAACGGGAGTATTTTAGCCATCGATCCAAGACGGGAAGAATTAATTAAACAAGCAGCAGAGAAATTGAAAATTTTAGTTGAAAGAGATATTAAACCACGAGACATTGTAACAGAAGAAGCAATTGATGATGCGTTCGCACTTGATATGGCGATGGGTGGTTCAACAAATACAGTATTACATACGTTAGCACTCGCCCATGAGGCAGGACTAGATTATGATATGAGCCGTATTGATGCCGTTTCAAGACGTGTACCACATTTATGTAAAGTAAGCCCTGCGTCCAATTGGCATATGGAAGATATTGATCGCGCGGGCGGGATTAGTGCCATTTTGAAAGAGATGAGCCGGAAAGAGGGCGTACTTCATTTAGATCGTATTACGGCTACGGGACAGACGTTAAGAGAGAACATTGCTCATGCGGAGATTAAAGATAAGGAAGTTATTCATTCTCTTGAAAACCCTCATAGTGAAGAAGGTGGATTACGTATATTAAAAGGAAACCTTGCGAAAGATGGGGCAGTTATTAAAAGCGGGGCAACTGAAGTAAAACGATTTGAAGGACCTTGTGTTATTTTTAATTCACAAGATGAGGCCCTTGCCGGCATTATGCTTGGGAAAGTGAAAAAAGGAGATGTAGTTGTCATTCGTTATGAAGGACCAAGAGGTGGTCCTGGTATGCCAGAAATGTTAGCACCAACATCAGCAATTGCTGGAATGGGATTAGGTGCAGATGTTGCGCTATTAACAGATGGTCGTTTCTCTGGTGCATCACGTGGTATTTCAGTAGGGCATATTTCACCAGAAGCAGCTGCGGGCGGAACGATTGCACTTCTCAAGCAAGGGGATATCGTTTGTATCGATGTTGAGGAACGCTTGCTAGAAGTAAGAGTGAGTGATGAAGAATTAGATAAGCGTAAAAAAGAATGGAAACGACCAGAACCGAAAGTGAAAACTGGCTGGCTTGGACGTTATGCACAAATGGTAACATCGGCGAATACAGGTGCAGTCCTAAAAGTTCCGAATTTTGATTGA
- a CDS encoding acetyl-CoA hydrolase/transferase family protein: MENNLDRIRDQRLKDRVVTPEEAASWIESGMTLGLSGFTRAGDVKAVPFALVNRVKNDKSFKVNVYTGASLGSDVDKLFAEAGILGKRLPFQADAAMRKGINNGDFLFVDQHLSHTAELLRADVMDVDFAILEAVAITEDGMIIPTTSIGNSLAFSLNAKSIIIEMNMAQSAQLEGLHDLYEPGKQGERLPIPIVKTDDRIGTIGIPIDAEKVKGIVFTNQLDSPSTIVPPDEETVIMAQHLIEFLREEVKVGRLTNRLAPLQSGIGSVANAVLHGMLDSEFEDLEVYSEVLQDAVFDLMDAGKVNFASCCSITLSEEKMQKVFSNFEKYRHKLMMRPQEISNHPEIIRRLGLISINTALELDIYGNVNSTHVLGTKMMNGIGGSGDFARNARLAIFVTKSIAKGGNISSIVPFVSHVDHTEHDVDVIVTEQGFADLRGLAPSERVELIIENCAHPMYRDQLRAYYEEAKTRGGQTPHILEKAFSWHTNYAKNGTMLEAVVETV, encoded by the coding sequence ATGGAGAATAATTTGGATAGAATTAGGGATCAACGTCTGAAAGATCGCGTAGTTACACCTGAAGAAGCAGCTTCATGGATTGAAAGTGGAATGACTTTAGGCTTAAGTGGGTTTACACGTGCAGGTGATGTGAAAGCAGTCCCATTTGCGCTTGTAAACCGAGTTAAGAATGATAAATCTTTTAAAGTGAATGTTTATACTGGTGCCTCTTTAGGTTCTGATGTGGATAAATTATTTGCGGAAGCAGGAATTTTAGGGAAAAGATTGCCTTTCCAAGCCGATGCGGCTATGCGAAAAGGAATTAATAACGGAGACTTTTTATTTGTAGATCAGCACTTGTCTCATACAGCAGAGTTACTTCGCGCTGACGTAATGGATGTAGATTTTGCTATTTTGGAAGCGGTTGCGATTACTGAGGATGGCATGATTATTCCAACGACTTCAATAGGGAATTCTCTAGCGTTTTCTTTAAATGCTAAGTCCATCATCATTGAAATGAATATGGCTCAATCCGCGCAACTAGAAGGGCTACATGATTTATATGAACCAGGTAAACAAGGAGAAAGGCTTCCAATTCCAATTGTGAAAACGGATGATCGAATTGGAACGATTGGTATTCCTATCGATGCTGAAAAGGTGAAGGGAATTGTGTTTACGAACCAACTAGACTCACCATCGACAATTGTTCCTCCGGATGAAGAAACTGTTATCATGGCACAGCATTTAATAGAGTTCCTTCGAGAAGAAGTAAAAGTGGGCCGATTAACAAATCGTTTAGCACCGTTACAATCGGGAATTGGTTCAGTGGCTAATGCAGTTCTTCATGGAATGTTAGATTCTGAGTTTGAAGATTTAGAAGTGTATTCTGAGGTTTTACAGGATGCGGTCTTTGATCTTATGGATGCTGGGAAAGTCAATTTTGCTTCATGCTGCTCAATTACACTTTCTGAGGAGAAAATGCAAAAAGTATTTTCTAACTTTGAAAAATATCGTCACAAATTAATGATGCGCCCACAAGAGATATCCAATCATCCTGAAATCATTCGTCGCCTTGGATTAATTTCAATTAATACTGCTTTAGAATTAGATATATACGGAAATGTGAACTCTACTCACGTTTTAGGTACAAAAATGATGAACGGTATCGGTGGTTCTGGTGACTTTGCAAGAAATGCCCGTCTAGCTATCTTTGTTACTAAATCAATTGCGAAAGGTGGTAACATTTCAAGTATCGTTCCTTTCGTTTCTCATGTAGACCATACGGAACACGATGTAGATGTTATCGTCACTGAACAAGGGTTTGCTGACTTAAGAGGACTTGCACCAAGTGAAAGAGTGGAACTCATTATTGAGAATTGTGCACATCCAATGTATCGTGATCAACTACGAGCTTATTATGAGGAAGCAAAAACAAGAGGCGGACAAACTCCTCATATTTTAGAGAAAGCTTTTTCTTGGCATACGAATTATGCTAAAAATGGAACGATGCTCGAAGCAGTAGTAGAAACTGTGTAG
- a CDS encoding DUF554 domain-containing protein: protein MVILGAVVNGICIIFGTLLGKLFSRIPESMKGTIMHAIGLAVTVLGLQMALKSENFLVVILSLVIGTVIGEWLQLEGKLKLLGDWLETKVGSKGKGSISEGFVTATLIFAIGAMGILGALDSGIRGNHDILFTKAIIDGFISIILTTTLGIGVLFSAIPVILYEGSIAVFATQINSLVPKELMNQFIVEMTATGGIMIAAIGLNLLGIIKIKVANLLPGILVVGIIVSFIYGYGLIVK from the coding sequence ATGGTTATATTAGGAGCAGTTGTAAATGGGATTTGTATTATATTTGGTACTTTACTTGGTAAATTATTTAGTAGAATTCCAGAAAGTATGAAGGGAACCATAATGCACGCAATCGGTTTAGCGGTTACTGTGCTTGGACTTCAAATGGCCTTGAAAAGTGAAAATTTTCTTGTTGTCATACTAAGTTTAGTCATTGGTACGGTAATCGGGGAATGGCTACAACTAGAGGGAAAGTTAAAACTGTTAGGGGATTGGTTAGAAACTAAAGTTGGATCGAAAGGGAAAGGGAGCATATCAGAAGGTTTTGTAACCGCTACTTTAATTTTTGCAATTGGTGCGATGGGGATACTTGGTGCACTCGACAGCGGGATTCGCGGAAATCACGATATTTTATTTACAAAGGCGATTATTGATGGGTTTATTTCTATTATATTAACGACTACTTTAGGGATTGGCGTATTGTTTTCAGCAATACCGGTGATTTTATATGAGGGTAGTATTGCGGTTTTTGCAACACAAATTAATAGTTTGGTCCCGAAAGAATTAATGAATCAATTTATAGTGGAAATGACAGCTACGGGCGGTATTATGATAGCCGCTATTGGATTGAACTTACTTGGTATTATTAAAATTAAGGTTGCAAATTTACTGCCAGGTATATTAGTAGTTGGAATAATTGTGTCATTTATTTATGGTTACGGTTTAATAGTAAAGTAG
- a CDS encoding multidrug efflux MFS transporter, whose amino-acid sequence MASWKRNLMICWLGCFTTAAGMSLVIPFLSFYIEELGVTGTSSIAQWSGLAFGITFLMGAIVSPIWGKLGDIHGRKLMLIRASLGMAVIMTLMGFVTDVYQLVALRFLMGAVSGFLSTAMTFIAAETPKEHSGWAISTISTGGVSGSLLGPLLGGYLSELIGMRHVFLVTGAFLFLSFLIVFFFLHEENHSAQAKKVQTKKVWTMVPAKHLIISLFVTTFIIQLANMSVQPIVTLYVKNLVGPQTAHIETIAGAVMSATGLAVILAAPRLGRLSDHIGPQKTLVVALFAAGIIFIPQAFVTSAWQLLILRFLLGIAQAGLLPSVQTLLKQHTPTHVTGRIFGYNQSFQFLGNMIGPVLGGQIAAHAGFQYVFFSTSSLLFIACIWVYFHNKNEEVSEKRHLEVS is encoded by the coding sequence ATGGCCAGCTGGAAAAGAAATTTAATGATTTGTTGGCTAGGTTGTTTTACCACTGCAGCCGGTATGAGTTTAGTAATTCCTTTTTTATCTTTTTATATTGAGGAATTAGGTGTGACTGGCACTTCTAGTATTGCACAGTGGTCGGGACTTGCATTTGGTATAACATTTTTAATGGGTGCGATCGTATCACCAATATGGGGAAAACTTGGTGATATACATGGACGGAAATTGATGCTAATTCGTGCGAGCCTTGGTATGGCGGTTATTATGACGCTTATGGGTTTTGTAACGGATGTATATCAATTAGTCGCACTAAGATTTTTAATGGGAGCAGTATCTGGTTTCCTTTCAACGGCGATGACATTTATTGCAGCAGAAACTCCGAAAGAACATTCAGGTTGGGCGATTTCCACAATTTCAACCGGGGGCGTGAGCGGCTCATTACTTGGCCCATTACTTGGTGGTTATTTGTCTGAGTTAATTGGAATGCGTCATGTTTTTCTTGTTACAGGAGCTTTTTTATTCCTTTCTTTTCTCATCGTTTTTTTCTTCTTACATGAAGAAAATCACTCTGCTCAAGCAAAAAAAGTACAAACGAAAAAAGTATGGACGATGGTTCCAGCTAAGCATTTAATTATTAGTTTGTTTGTAACAACATTTATTATTCAACTTGCTAATATGTCTGTGCAGCCAATTGTGACATTGTACGTGAAAAATTTAGTTGGTCCTCAAACCGCACATATTGAAACAATTGCTGGCGCCGTTATGTCAGCGACAGGGTTAGCAGTTATTTTGGCAGCACCAAGACTAGGACGATTATCAGATCATATCGGTCCTCAAAAAACGTTAGTAGTAGCATTGTTTGCTGCAGGAATTATTTTTATTCCGCAAGCATTTGTAACCTCAGCTTGGCAGCTATTAATTCTTCGATTTTTATTAGGTATCGCACAAGCAGGATTATTACCTTCCGTACAAACTCTACTAAAACAACATACACCAACTCATGTAACGGGACGAATATTTGGATATAATCAATCGTTTCAGTTTTTAGGAAATATGATTGGACCAGTACTTGGTGGACAAATTGCAGCGCATGCAGGCTTCCAATATGTTTTCTTCTCTACATCATCACTATTATTTATTGCGTGCATCTGGGTTTATTTTCATAATAAGAACGAAGAGGTATCAGAGAAACGACATTTGGAAGTTAGTTAA
- a CDS encoding CapA family protein yields the protein MKTLLKRFLLIAFCITPIVVLINHSFTSKAKDKPDFQNKSSKTASTSDKKREDPEITLTFSGDTMFDWQLRPVIEKNGADYPFQHVKEEIKKADISFVNLESAFTMKEKKAPGQLFWIKSDPSTLQAIKNTGYDIVNIGNNHTLDYGQEGLLDTISHVEKLKFPYIGAGKNAKDAYTAREMTVKGKKFKFLSFVRFMPDFTWVADDNKPGVANGYDLNLVTKTIKEQKKDADYVIVYMHWGVEKSNRPVDYQKQYVNKMVTAGADAIVGSHPHWLQGFEYYNNVPVAYSLGNFLFPSYVNGKSAETGVLTLTFKGKDVQMSFNPYIIRNNQVSPVNEEEKRKALQYLQTISTDVEIDDTGNIKNKRN from the coding sequence ATGAAAACTTTACTAAAACGATTTTTGTTAATAGCCTTTTGTATTACACCAATTGTTGTATTAATTAACCACTCTTTTACTTCAAAAGCGAAAGACAAACCCGATTTCCAAAACAAATCTAGCAAAACTGCTTCAACAAGCGACAAGAAAAGAGAAGACCCGGAAATTACACTCACCTTTTCTGGTGATACAATGTTTGATTGGCAATTACGTCCGGTAATCGAAAAAAACGGGGCTGACTACCCATTCCAACATGTAAAAGAAGAAATAAAAAAAGCTGATATTTCTTTCGTTAATTTAGAGTCAGCATTTACAATGAAAGAAAAGAAAGCACCTGGACAGCTATTTTGGATTAAAAGTGATCCATCCACACTACAAGCTATTAAAAATACTGGATATGACATCGTAAATATCGGGAATAATCATACACTTGATTACGGTCAAGAGGGATTATTAGATACAATCTCTCATGTAGAAAAATTAAAGTTCCCTTATATTGGCGCCGGAAAAAATGCAAAAGATGCATATACCGCACGAGAAATGACTGTAAAAGGAAAAAAATTTAAATTCCTTTCCTTCGTCCGATTTATGCCTGATTTTACTTGGGTAGCTGATGACAATAAACCTGGCGTTGCGAATGGATATGATTTAAATCTTGTAACAAAAACAATTAAAGAGCAAAAGAAAGATGCAGACTATGTAATTGTCTATATGCATTGGGGTGTCGAAAAATCAAATCGTCCGGTAGATTATCAAAAACAATATGTAAATAAAATGGTTACAGCAGGAGCCGACGCGATTGTCGGAAGCCATCCACATTGGTTACAAGGATTTGAATATTATAATAATGTCCCTGTCGCTTACTCATTAGGAAACTTTTTATTCCCAAGTTATGTGAACGGAAAAAGTGCCGAAACTGGCGTATTAACTTTAACTTTTAAAGGAAAGGATGTCCAAATGTCATTCAATCCTTATATCATCCGTAACAACCAAGTTTCCCCTGTAAATGAGGAAGAAAAGAGAAAAGCTCTACAATATTTACAAACGATTTCAACTGATGTAGAAATTGATGATACAGGGAACATAAAAAACAAACGGAACTAG
- the ilvA gene encoding threonine ammonia-lyase IlvA, producing the protein MVQKVKERVKIEDILMAHNCMKDIVIKTPLQRDAVLSEKYDCDVYVKREDLQLIRSFKIRGAYNLIQSLPKEQLQNGVVCASAGNHAQGVAYTCNLLKIPSKIFMPTTTPKQKVSQVQFFGGDFAEIVLVGDTFDSSFQEAQGYCEENRMTFVHPFDDPYVVAGQGTVAVEIMHDMEKSVDYIFTAIGGGGLASGVGTYVKGVSPTTKVIGVEPMGAASMKEAFLQNENVALEKIDSFVDGAAVKKVGKLTFETCKDVIDDIVLVPEGKVCTTILELYKKNAIVAEPAGALSIAALDLYRDEIKGKTVVCTLSGGNNDIDRMQEMKERSLIYEGLKHYFIIEFPQRSGALREFLDKGLGPEDDITRFEYIKKHNKENGPALVGVELKHKEDYEQLITRFKENNIQFMELNKNPVLFDLLI; encoded by the coding sequence ATGGTGCAAAAGGTAAAGGAGAGAGTGAAAATTGAAGATATCTTAATGGCCCATAATTGCATGAAAGATATCGTTATTAAAACACCGTTACAACGTGATGCAGTTTTATCTGAGAAATATGATTGTGACGTTTATGTAAAACGAGAAGACTTACAATTGATTCGCTCTTTCAAAATTCGTGGTGCGTACAATTTAATTCAAAGTTTACCGAAAGAACAATTACAAAACGGTGTTGTTTGCGCAAGCGCTGGTAATCATGCGCAAGGGGTAGCTTATACATGTAATTTATTGAAGATTCCGTCAAAAATTTTCATGCCAACAACAACGCCTAAGCAAAAAGTATCACAAGTTCAATTTTTCGGTGGTGATTTTGCGGAAATTGTATTAGTCGGTGATACATTTGATAGCTCTTTCCAAGAAGCACAGGGATATTGTGAAGAAAATAGAATGACGTTTGTTCATCCGTTTGATGATCCGTATGTCGTTGCTGGTCAAGGGACAGTGGCAGTTGAAATTATGCATGATATGGAGAAATCGGTTGATTATATCTTTACAGCAATTGGCGGTGGTGGATTAGCATCAGGTGTTGGTACATATGTGAAAGGTGTTAGTCCTACTACAAAGGTCATTGGTGTAGAACCAATGGGAGCTGCATCTATGAAAGAGGCGTTTCTTCAAAATGAAAATGTCGCTTTGGAGAAAATAGATAGTTTTGTTGATGGGGCAGCTGTTAAAAAGGTAGGAAAGTTAACGTTTGAAACTTGTAAAGATGTAATTGATGACATTGTTTTAGTACCAGAAGGAAAGGTTTGTACGACGATTTTAGAACTGTATAAGAAAAATGCGATTGTAGCTGAACCAGCTGGTGCACTCTCTATTGCAGCACTTGATTTATACAGAGATGAAATTAAAGGTAAAACAGTTGTATGTACGTTGAGTGGTGGAAATAATGATATTGATAGAATGCAAGAAATGAAAGAACGTTCGCTCATTTACGAAGGATTAAAGCATTATTTTATCATTGAATTCCCGCAGCGTTCAGGTGCGCTAAGAGAATTTCTTGATAAAGGATTAGGGCCAGAAGATGACATTACTCGCTTTGAGTATATTAAGAAACATAATAAGGAAAATGGTCCAGCATTAGTCGGAGTAGAATTAAAACATAAAGAAGATTACGAGCAATTAATTACTCGTTTCAAAGAAAATAATATTCAATTTATGGAGCTTAATAAAAATCCTGTTTTGTTTGATTTACTTATTTAA
- a CDS encoding 5'-methylthioadenosine/adenosylhomocysteine nucleosidase, translated as MKFGIIGPSEDEIMPFIEEMTNKEIMNLAMLTFHSGKYENVEVVALYCGVCKVNAAIAAQILIDKFNVTHIIVTGVAGAIDKVLKIGDTVISTEIAYHDVDEGILTEYHPWMESVYFNTDSTLLELSCEVVENNQFAQNVYFGKIVTGEAFISESGRTEIISKYNPLCVDMETASIAHVCYANAIPFLAVRSITDTEEASGIEVFEDNCVSASHNSIYFVKKLLELVKQ; from the coding sequence ATGAAATTTGGAATTATCGGTCCATCGGAAGATGAAATTATGCCATTTATTGAAGAGATGACTAATAAGGAAATAATGAACCTTGCGATGTTAACGTTTCATAGTGGGAAATATGAAAATGTGGAAGTTGTTGCATTGTATTGTGGTGTGTGTAAAGTTAACGCAGCAATTGCAGCTCAAATATTAATAGATAAGTTTAATGTGACACATATTATTGTAACAGGTGTTGCAGGAGCGATTGATAAAGTATTGAAAATTGGAGATACAGTAATTTCAACAGAAATAGCATATCACGATGTTGATGAAGGGATATTGACTGAATATCATCCGTGGATGGAGAGCGTATACTTTAATACAGATAGTACACTTCTTGAATTAAGCTGTGAAGTGGTTGAGAACAATCAATTCGCTCAAAATGTTTATTTTGGAAAAATAGTTACTGGAGAAGCGTTTATTAGTGAAAGCGGCCGTACAGAAATAATCTCTAAATACAATCCACTTTGTGTAGATATGGAAACTGCAAGTATAGCTCACGTCTGTTATGCCAATGCAATACCGTTTTTAGCAGTGAGATCAATAACAGATACAGAAGAAGCGTCTGGTATAGAAGTATTTGAAGATAATTGTGTTTCTGCTTCACATAATTCCATTTATTTTGTTAAGAAGTTATTAGAATTAGTGAAACAGTAA
- a CDS encoding LytTR family DNA-binding domain-containing protein yields the protein MEDNTLGLLLDVVGELFSDEISIAVSNTKEYIYYRPSKRIDLKISIGDPIKEGTIAHKAMVTNQKTSEFINRDVFGIPYHGMAVPFANNGKLEGCVTAIYPALTDGKSVVTLKTTDGWIPVPFSKVMYLEAKDKKTYVNSEELTGTHKYSLQEFEYLLPKDSFIRCHRSFIVNVNHIKAIYPDTHSTFLLSMDNGERVPVSQSYASYFRKLLGF from the coding sequence ATGGAAGATAATACATTAGGTTTACTATTAGATGTTGTTGGGGAATTATTTTCAGATGAAATTTCAATTGCTGTATCGAATACGAAAGAATATATTTATTATCGGCCAAGTAAACGAATTGATTTAAAGATTAGCATCGGGGATCCTATAAAGGAAGGAACGATTGCTCATAAGGCAATGGTGACGAACCAAAAAACCTCTGAGTTTATTAATCGGGATGTTTTTGGTATTCCTTATCACGGAATGGCCGTACCATTTGCAAACAATGGGAAGCTTGAAGGTTGCGTGACAGCTATTTATCCAGCTTTAACGGATGGAAAGTCAGTCGTTACTTTAAAAACAACGGACGGTTGGATTCCGGTTCCTTTTTCAAAGGTTATGTATTTAGAGGCGAAAGATAAAAAGACGTATGTAAATTCAGAAGAGTTAACAGGAACACATAAATACTCGTTACAAGAATTCGAATACTTACTTCCGAAAGATTCATTTATTAGATGCCACCGTTCCTTTATTGTAAACGTAAATCATATTAAAGCGATATATCCTGATACGCATTCTACTTTTTTACTTTCGATGGATAATGGAGAGAGGGTACCAGTTAGTCAATCATACGCTAGCTATTTTCGCAAACTTCTAGGATTCTAG